AATAGCATCACCTTGACTGACTTAGAAGCACAGTTGCAAGCTGGGACATTTCAACCCCTTGCTCCTGATGCACCACTACAGCATCTTCCTTTCATCACCGTACCACCAACATCAGCACAGAAATGGTGTCAAGGTCAACGTATTCCTATAACTTTCAATGTTTTAGAAAATTTACTAGAGTTTTTACGAGTTTACCATGAAGATGGGCACTTTTTAGGAATAGGTAAACTTGTAAATTCAGACAAAGACAAGCTACTCATTCCTGAAATGGTATTCGAGCCTATTTAAATTCTTCATCTTTCTGATAGGATTGCGCTACTAAAAGCCATTTATGGAGTAACTCTTTATAGATTGCAAGTAAATTTTTGTATGATTTTGTGGCGTCTATGTGTGCTTTTAGAGCCTTATCGTATACTGCGGCGACTCCAGTATTTGGATCTTTTGAAGTTTTTATGGCTGTAAGATATTGTGAACAACGTGCATAGTGCTCTAACATTTTCTCGTATTCTTCAATAAACTGATTGTATTCTTCAGAGCTTTTATCCATAACTTTCTAATCTATTAAATTTTTGGCACGGGGGCAAAACTAGCGTAGCTAGTTTTGCCCCTTAAACATATCTACTTTTGGATAAATGTCATATTAAGTTTCTCTGTAAATGGCGCTACATTCTTCCCGTTATGATCATTCTTGGGCTGTAGCCTGGAGATGAATTTTACCAGGCTCAGTCTCCAGTTCTATCCTATTCCCAAGTTGACATATTTCGTAGCACATCGGGTATTTTAAAACGTCAAAGTTTTGGAGAATTCTAACTCCCCAGTAGATTAATTTTTTTTCAGGGTGCAAAACAAGCGTAGCTTGTTTTGCACCTTTAATGTCTATACTTTGGAATGAATTTAATATTAACTTTTTATGTAAAGGTTGCTACATTCTCCTTGTTTACAGACTCAGCCTGAAAATGAATTTTCACCAGGCTCAGCCTCCAGTTTTATCTATTCCCAAGTGGAAACATCTCGCAGCACATCAGGAATTCCCCCTTGAGATAGAGGAAACTCCAGCACAGTTTCTTTTAATCCTAAGTATCCAGATTCAGCGAAGGATAACAGCATCCGCGTCAATGCGAACCAAACCTCAGGCTCATATTCCCAATCACCATAACGCGAAGCTCTACCAGCGATTGAACGCAACGCCCAAAAATAACTATTCCTCACCACGGAACCGCCTTTTTTATACTCTGGCACATCCTCGTGGTGAAGAAAAAGCACATCGTTTTCAATTTTTGCTCTCATACTGGAAATTTTAACCTAAATGGGAAAGTGTGAACATCGTTCTTATCAGGGGCAATTTAGGAAAATCACGATTATGGTTGGGATTGAGTCGAGGTACGCGACGTGTAGCACTTCGGCTATAGTTTATGTGAATTAAACATCATTTGAGTATAGGAATCCGGTTTGATTTATGAATTGACTCGTGGAGGTAGGGAACGCTTAACGCTTAACAGGGAATAGGGAATAGAAAGTGTACGGAGTTTTTTAAGCGCAGAGCGCAGGCTATGCCAACAAAAATCAAATATGAGTCCTATATTCTGTTGCTTGTACTACTGACAATCTTTTTAATAGTTTATCCAACTATAATGTCAATTAAAGTCAAGAAGTTGGAGCAAGCCGTAAAGAGCGCAAATAGCGCAAACTAACAAACCACTTTCTGCTGATCAAGATATGAAAGAGATACTAAATAGAATTGAAATATGGTTTAATGAGCATCTACCGAAAGTGTTGGCGGATTTGAACCCTGGAGCGACTGAAAGCGAAATTGAATCTTTAGAAAATCAAATAGGAATTCAGCTACCAATGTCATTTAGAGAATTTTATAAGTGGCATAATGGTCAGCAGGGTAAGACTACCGGACTTTTTTATGGTCTTGAATTTCTTTCTTTGGAAGGAATATTTGAGCAGTGGAAAACATGGTCAGACATAATTGATGTAGATGAGACAATAAATGAGGAGATTGGCGGGAAATCTCATATACCTGGAAAAGTCAAAGAAATATATATCAACAAGAAGTGGATTCCATTTGTTCACGATTGGGGTGGAAACCACATAGGCATAGATTTTGACCCAGCAGAGAGGGGTAGAGTGGGGCAAGTTATAAATTTTGGTAGAGATGAAGACGTTAAATTTGTTTTAGCAGATGATTTTGAGTCATTTCTAAATTGGTTGATGACTCAGCTTGAATCAGGAAACTATATAGTTGATAGCGAAGGTTATGGAAGTTTTAATACTATGAAACCTGAGACAGAACATTTCCTTGATTCTGTGAAACTTATTTATCAATCACATCTTTGAAATGTCTACTCACATCTTGCACCAAGAAAGATTCATGGTATTTAGTCACTCAGTATTCAACAAAAAATCCTTTATTGAGTGAGAAAAACCAATAAAAATCATGTAGCTTTATCGCATATCTTTTTAGGTTGTACGGTTTTCTACGGATAGGTGCAAGATATGAGCTAAATATTAGCTGTTAAACCTAAGCGAAAAGTAAATCCAGGGCTATAGATACGATTGACTCGCTCGTATTGTTCATCGAGTAAATTCTCTAAATAAACTGTCAACCCTAAATTTTTCGTCACAGGAACGCGAGCGCTAAAATCTAAATTAAAGAAAGAAGGCGAAAAATCTGTAGCTGTCTCTCCAACTCTTGTGTATATGGCTCGACGAGCGCCACCATAGTAAGTAGCATATAAATTAGCTTGCCAGCCTGCAATTTCATAACCAATACCAGCAGAAGCAACAGAGTAGGGAATTAAACCCAGCTGTAACCCTTTTTCTGGTCCTGTTTGTATTTTCGCATCTGTGTAAGTGTAATTGACAAAAGTTGACCATCCAGAACCAATGTTCAACCGTAGCGCCGCCTCTAAACCATTTGTGTCAACTAACCCAATATTTGCCCATTTTCCTTCTACGACTCCTAAGCGATCATCTAAACTACTGCCGAAATAAGTAAACTGTCCTATTAAATTTTCCAACAGTTTGACATCAACTCCCGCAGTCCAAGATGAGCCAGTTTCTGGTTTTAAATCACGGTTAGGTAGCCATCCATGTACCGTATCATAAACATACAACTGATCCAAACCTGGATTGCGTTGTCCTCCTGCCCAACTTCCTCGCACAGCTAAAGCAGGAGAAATATCATATTTAAATCCCACGCTTGGGTTGAAATAATTACCAAATTTGCTATCAAAGCTTTGTCTCAACCCCAAATCTACCTGAAGTTTATCGGTGATATTCAAAGTATTAACAGCAAATAATGCGGTATTTAGTAAACTTTCGTTTTCATTTCCATTTAAGGCGACTCGGTTAGGAACTGTACTCAATACATCACCAGTTAAATCTGTGTTTTGTAAATCTAATCCCCAGCGCAATTTATAATTTGGAGTGAGTTGCCACGCATGGTCTATCCTAGCTGTATATAATTGTGTATCTAAAGTCCCTGTACGATAAAATTGGCTGCTAGGACCGTAAGTATTGAAGTAATCTTGGTTATAACCTAGTGTCGTTGTCACAACAGAACTGTTATCATTACTAAGGCGAGTTTTCCAAGCAAAACCAATATTTAAACCATCATGATCTAATCGGTCTCTTTGTAAAGGAAAGCCAAAATAAATTAATCCCTTACGACTGCTAAGTGTAGTTACATCTAAACTAAGAGTATTTCTATTATCTACATCAAAAGCAAGATGACCAAAATATGTGCTGTTAGCTGTATCTGCATTAAAGAAATACCCTCGGGCATCACGATTTGCTGCACCAACAGGAACGCGGTAACGGTTATCAAGAAAAGACCTTTCAAAGCTGAAATTATATCTTAAAGAGCCAGTTGAACCTGCATAGCTTAATTGTTGATTATTAAAATTCAAATCCCCAAATTCAGCTGTAGCATTGAAGCGAGGAACCGTACTACCTTCTTTGGTGATGATATTAACAACTCCTCCAAAAGCTGAGGAGCCGTAGAGAGTAGAAGCTGCACCACTATACAACTCTACTCGTTCAATAGCTTCTACAGGAATACTATTTAAATCTGTTGCACCATGATATGTGTTGACATTAGAGTTAATAGATCTGCCATTAATGAGAAATACAGATTGGTTAATCGAGGCTCCGCGATAGTATGTACCTGTGTGAATATCTGCACCATGACCTGAGTCATTGATAGCAAATCCAGGTAATTTTTTCAACACATCAGATACACTTGTCGCACCTTGTTTTTGGATTTCTTCTTTTTCAATCACATATGTCGGAGTAGACTGAGGAAGGTCATCTTTCTTCCCTGTCACATCTATAATAATTGCGCCCTCATTTTCAACTGTGGGTTTTGACTCGTTTGTTGTGGAATTTGGTTCTGGATTTCCAGTTGTTTGTGGTTTTTTAGATGGAATTGGTGTTTGAGTTAGTAATTCTGCACTTCTATATGGTTTTTCTATCTCATTCAAGTATGGGATTTCTGATGTCTTTTTTATAGAAGTCTTTTTTGACTCGAAATTATTTTCTTGTGCAAATGTGACAGGAGCTAAAGCAAAGTTAATTAATATAACTTGATAAATCAGGAAACTAAATTTCATTTTATACCTCACAGCACCCAACTTTGACCAAACTTTAGTAGCAGTTGTGTCAACTTACGATTAGTCAGACAACTTGTCAAAAGACAAGCTGTCAAACTTCGTCTCTGGTGTGGAAAGTGAGGAAGCAGTGCGTTGCAGCGAGGCAGTGCTTGGCTAGGTTTCCCGTAGATTCCGATTGTAGCAAGTGCCGTTCCATTTTAATTGACTTCGCCTATTATCTATCCTGAGACTTACAGTCCTAGGCGGACGACAGCCAAGTCACATAATAATATGTAATAACTTTGACATTTGTTTTACCAGATGCAAGATGTAAGGTGTGGGATAGACTTTTGTGCAGCAGATCTATCTGCCACAGATTTGAGAGGATCAAACCTCTACACTAAAATTAAGAAGGTTTATACGTCCAGTTCGGAAAAATCTGGACGTATAAGCATGTTTCTATGAGCTAAGCAAAACTGTTTTCCAAGACTTTAGCTGAATTGTTTAGAATTTAGCTGTATCCGTGATAACCAATTGAGTAAACTACTCCAACTTACTCAACGCGAGTGCGTGTCGCAAAGCGACTCAGATGTGTCGTACGCGTAGTTGATGTGGTGGACTACTAGAACATAGACAGAGGAGTAAATTATTATAGATAATGTTAGAGCGGTTCGGGAGTAACCACTTTCAAAGGAGGTACATTTATTTACTGGTATAACGGTAAATTAATTGAGTCTCGAACTCTAGAATTAGAAATTGACGATCCTGGGTTACTCTACGGAGCAACTGTTTTCACGACACTGCGAGTTTACAATAACTCGCTCGATAGTAGATTAACTCACTGGCGCTCACATTGCGATCGCCTAAAATTTAGTTTACAAACCTTTGGTTGGCAAACACCAGATGAGGAGCGATTGCGTCAAGGAGCAGAAATTATGATGACGCACTTCCCTGTTCTCAGAATCGCCATATTTCCTAATGGACGTGAGTGGATAACGGGAAGATTGCTGCCAAATAACTTGACAGAAAACCAGAAAAATGGTTTAATAGCAACTTTAGCAGTTCCTGAGTTTGCTCGCAGTTTACCGTCTCATAAAACAGGTAACTACCTCAGCGCATGGTTAGCAAAAGCTAGCGCTCAAAAATTAGATGCCCAAGAAGTCATTTTGGTAGATACTGCGGGAAATTGGCTAGAAACAAGTACGGGTAACCTCTGGGGGTGGCGAGATGGTTGTTGGTGGACGCCGCCCTTAACAGCAGAAATCTTGCCGGGAGTCGTGCGAGGAGAACTTGTAGACTGGCTTTTGAAAAAGCAGCACCAAGTTCCTGAGGAACCTTGGACACCAGAGTTAGTCAAGGGGTTTGAGGCAATTGCCTACAGCAACAGTGTTGTAGAAATTATCCCGCTTCGCACGGTTATCTGGCATTCAGGAAAGCTAGAATATAATCCCCACCATCCCTGTTTTAAAGAACTGCAAATATTTTTTTAGCATTGTAGGTGCAAAATTTGTTATACGTTAAGATAAGTTAACATAATTCTAAGAAAAGCCTATCTTTACTAAATGCGTCTCGCTGTCTTACCCTTCGGGTTCGCAGTCGCCTACGGAGGAGCCAGTGCGGTCTTGGGGTCTCCCCAAGTGGATCATCTGGCGTTGGAAACCCTCCTGCAGCGCTGTCTCACTTGAACCCTCCTAGTAGGCATGGACAAGAGCAGGATGTGGACATTAAAAAATTAGGGCTTTTTTATGAAAATGAGCGCAAGCTTTATTTTCACTCTTAGTCGAACTGTCAAACAGACACCCAAGCGATAAGCGGAGCTTAAAGCCTATGACTAACGTCACCCTAGTCCCTAAGAGGGACGCTGCGCAAACGCTATCGGCTTATCGCACAAAACCAGATGTAG
This portion of the Brasilonema sennae CENA114 genome encodes:
- a CDS encoding SMI1/KNR4 family protein — its product is MKEILNRIEIWFNEHLPKVLADLNPGATESEIESLENQIGIQLPMSFREFYKWHNGQQGKTTGLFYGLEFLSLEGIFEQWKTWSDIIDVDETINEEIGGKSHIPGKVKEIYINKKWIPFVHDWGGNHIGIDFDPAERGRVGQVINFGRDEDVKFVLADDFESFLNWLMTQLESGNYIVDSEGYGSFNTMKPETEHFLDSVKLIYQSHL
- a CDS encoding aminotransferase class IV encodes the protein MYWYNGKLIESRTLELEIDDPGLLYGATVFTTLRVYNNSLDSRLTHWRSHCDRLKFSLQTFGWQTPDEERLRQGAEIMMTHFPVLRIAIFPNGREWITGRLLPNNLTENQKNGLIATLAVPEFARSLPSHKTGNYLSAWLAKASAQKLDAQEVILVDTAGNWLETSTGNLWGWRDGCWWTPPLTAEILPGVVRGELVDWLLKKQHQVPEEPWTPELVKGFEAIAYSNSVVEIIPLRTVIWHSGKLEYNPHHPCFKELQIFF
- a CDS encoding TonB-dependent receptor plug domain-containing protein — protein: MKFSFLIYQVILINFALAPVTFAQENNFESKKTSIKKTSEIPYLNEIEKPYRSAELLTQTPIPSKKPQTTGNPEPNSTTNESKPTVENEGAIIIDVTGKKDDLPQSTPTYVIEKEEIQKQGATSVSDVLKKLPGFAINDSGHGADIHTGTYYRGASINQSVFLINGRSINSNVNTYHGATDLNSIPVEAIERVELYSGAASTLYGSSAFGGVVNIITKEGSTVPRFNATAEFGDLNFNNQQLSYAGSTGSLRYNFSFERSFLDNRYRVPVGAANRDARGYFFNADTANSTYFGHLAFDVDNRNTLSLDVTTLSSRKGLIYFGFPLQRDRLDHDGLNIGFAWKTRLSNDNSSVVTTTLGYNQDYFNTYGPSSQFYRTGTLDTQLYTARIDHAWQLTPNYKLRWGLDLQNTDLTGDVLSTVPNRVALNGNENESLLNTALFAVNTLNITDKLQVDLGLRQSFDSKFGNYFNPSVGFKYDISPALAVRGSWAGGQRNPGLDQLYVYDTVHGWLPNRDLKPETGSSWTAGVDVKLLENLIGQFTYFGSSLDDRLGVVEGKWANIGLVDTNGLEAALRLNIGSGWSTFVNYTYTDAKIQTGPEKGLQLGLIPYSVASAGIGYEIAGWQANLYATYYGGARRAIYTRVGETATDFSPSFFNLDFSARVPVTKNLGLTVYLENLLDEQYERVNRIYSPGFTFRLGLTANI